From Rhodopseudomonas palustris, a single genomic window includes:
- a CDS encoding EscU/YscU/HrcU family type III secretion system export apparatus switch protein has translation MTTTDTKNPLAIALHYDYAGAPRVVAKGKGVLGAKIIEVAKQHDIPIEENEMLAGALSHVELGDEIPEELYKAVAEVLAFVLRLSGRGPVR, from the coding sequence GTGACCACAACAGACACCAAGAATCCGCTCGCGATCGCGCTGCACTACGATTATGCCGGCGCCCCCCGGGTGGTCGCCAAGGGCAAAGGCGTGCTCGGCGCCAAGATCATCGAAGTCGCCAAACAGCACGACATTCCGATCGAAGAGAACGAAATGCTCGCCGGCGCACTGTCCCACGTCGAACTCGGCGATGAAATCCCCGAGGAGCTGTACAAGGCGGTGGCCGAGGTCCTGGCCTTCGTGCTGCGGCTGTCGGGGCGCGGCCCGGTTCGCTGA
- a CDS encoding bifunctional protein-serine/threonine kinase/phosphatase, which produces MAQQLTVSIGQASSPGRKPVNQDFYGALIPAEPLLTTKGIAIALADGISSSDVSQVASESAVKSFLTDYYCTSEAWSVKSSAQRVIAATNSWLHSETRRSDYRYDRDKGYVCTLSALVIKGAAAHLFHIGDSRIYRLAGAALEQLTEDHRVRLSAEQSYLGRALGVNPQVEIDYRSVAIGPGDVFVLATDGVYEHVAQRFVVRALREHGDDLDAAARAIVGEAFANGSDDNLTVQVVRIDAVPDAEAADLFGRAAELPLPPQLEPRAEFDGYRILRELHASSRSHIYLAADIATGELVALKTPSVDLRDDADFRRRFMLEEWIARRIDSPHVLKPRAVQRPRSYLYVAFEYIEGQTLAQWMIDHPRAELETVRSLIEQIARGLYAFHRKEMVHQDLRPANVMIDRSGTVKIIDFGSVRVSGVAELGPAGGDELLGTVQYMAPEYFAGQGGSVLSDQFSLGVIAYQMLTGRLPYGAELARANQALKSRKLRYSPAADHNAKVPVWIDRALQRAVSLDPAKRYPALSEFVHDLRHPRADYLAARPQPLAARNPLLFWQLLSALLALIIVGLLARLHGGI; this is translated from the coding sequence ATGGCGCAGCAGCTCACAGTGTCGATCGGGCAGGCTTCGTCGCCGGGACGCAAGCCCGTCAACCAGGATTTCTACGGCGCGCTGATCCCGGCCGAGCCGCTGCTCACCACCAAGGGCATCGCGATCGCGCTCGCCGACGGCATCTCGTCGAGCGACGTCAGTCAGGTCGCCAGCGAGTCCGCGGTGAAGAGCTTCCTGACCGATTACTACTGCACGTCCGAGGCGTGGTCGGTGAAATCCTCGGCGCAGCGGGTGATCGCCGCGACCAATTCATGGCTGCACTCCGAGACCCGGCGCAGCGATTATCGCTACGACCGCGACAAGGGCTACGTCTGCACGCTGAGCGCGCTGGTGATCAAAGGAGCGGCAGCGCATCTTTTTCACATCGGCGACAGCCGGATCTATCGGCTGGCCGGCGCCGCGCTGGAGCAGCTCACCGAGGATCATCGGGTGCGGCTGTCCGCCGAGCAGAGCTATCTCGGCCGTGCGCTCGGCGTCAATCCGCAGGTCGAGATCGACTACCGGTCGGTGGCGATCGGGCCCGGCGACGTGTTCGTGCTGGCGACCGACGGCGTGTACGAGCACGTCGCACAGCGCTTCGTGGTGCGGGCGCTGCGCGAGCACGGCGACGACCTCGACGCCGCGGCGCGGGCGATCGTCGGCGAGGCGTTCGCCAACGGCAGTGACGACAATCTCACCGTTCAGGTGGTTCGGATCGATGCGGTTCCGGATGCGGAGGCCGCCGATCTGTTCGGCCGCGCCGCTGAATTGCCGTTGCCGCCGCAGCTCGAACCGCGCGCCGAGTTCGACGGCTACCGCATCCTCCGCGAGCTTCACGCCTCGAGCCGGAGCCACATCTATCTGGCGGCCGATATCGCGACCGGCGAACTGGTGGCGCTGAAGACGCCGTCCGTGGATCTGCGAGACGATGCCGACTTTCGCAGGCGCTTCATGCTGGAGGAGTGGATCGCGCGGCGGATCGACAGCCCGCATGTGCTGAAGCCGCGCGCCGTGCAGCGGCCGCGCAGCTATCTTTACGTCGCCTTCGAATACATCGAAGGCCAGACCCTGGCGCAGTGGATGATCGACCATCCGCGCGCGGAGCTCGAAACCGTCCGCAGCCTGATCGAGCAGATCGCGAGGGGGCTCTACGCGTTCCACCGCAAGGAGATGGTGCATCAGGATCTGCGGCCGGCCAACGTGATGATCGATCGCAGCGGCACGGTGAAGATCATCGACTTCGGCTCGGTGCGCGTCTCCGGCGTCGCCGAACTCGGGCCGGCCGGTGGCGACGAACTGCTCGGCACCGTGCAGTACATGGCACCGGAATATTTCGCCGGGCAGGGCGGCTCGGTGCTGTCGGATCAGTTCTCGCTCGGCGTGATCGCCTATCAGATGCTGACCGGTCGGCTGCCCTACGGCGCCGAGCTGGCACGCGCCAACCAGGCGTTGAAATCCCGCAAGCTGCGTTATAGCCCGGCCGCCGACCACAATGCGAAGGTGCCGGTCTGGATCGATCGCGCGCTGCAACGCGCGGTCAGTCTCGATCCGGCCAAGCGCTATCCGGCGCTGTCGGAATTTGTGCACGATCTGCGGCATCCGCGGGCTGACTATCTCGCCGCCCGGCCGCAGCCGCTCGCCGCGCGCAATCCCTTGCTGTTCTGGCAGCTTCTGTCGGCGTTGCTGGCATTGATCATCGTGGGGCTGCTGGCGCGGCTGCACGGCGGGATCTGA
- a CDS encoding GCG_CRPN prefix-to-repeats domain-containing protein produces the protein MKKIFAAALFAATLVGAGAANAMPLAPLGSAATGDVIQVAQGCGPGWARGPGGRCRPMYRRPAYVRPPVVVPPRVVAPRACPPGYAWRQGRCFRRF, from the coding sequence ATGAAGAAGATCTTTGCCGCCGCTTTATTCGCCGCGACGCTGGTCGGAGCCGGCGCAGCCAACGCCATGCCGCTGGCGCCGCTCGGATCGGCCGCTACCGGCGACGTGATCCAGGTCGCTCAGGGCTGCGGCCCGGGTTGGGCTCGTGGTCCCGGCGGTCGCTGCCGTCCGATGTATCGCCGTCCCGCCTACGTCCGCCCGCCGGTGGTCGTTCCGCCGCGCGTGGTCGCGCCGCGCGCCTGCCCGCCCGGCTACGCCTGGCGTCAGGGCCGCTGCTTCCGCCGGTTCTGA
- a CDS encoding DUF4260 domain-containing protein, which yields MTTAPPTADPTMAHPTIADPTVANGGVLTVLRAEGLALFVGCTLFYVISDAPWELYALLFFAPDLGFLGYLAGPKVGAAVYNALHSTIGPLLLAIAGIVLLAPYAGTVAMIWLAHIGFDRALGFGLKYNAGFRFTHLGRIGRAPAGQP from the coding sequence ATGACCACCGCCCCGCCCACCGCCGATCCGACCATGGCCCATCCGACCATTGCCGATCCGACGGTGGCCAATGGCGGCGTCCTGACTGTACTGCGGGCCGAGGGGCTGGCGCTGTTCGTTGGGTGCACGTTGTTCTATGTGATCTCGGACGCGCCGTGGGAACTGTATGCGCTGCTGTTCTTCGCGCCAGACTTGGGCTTTCTCGGCTATCTGGCCGGCCCGAAGGTCGGCGCGGCGGTCTACAACGCGCTGCATTCCACCATCGGGCCGCTGCTGCTGGCGATCGCAGGGATCGTGCTGCTGGCCCCCTATGCCGGCACCGTCGCGATGATCTGGCTGGCGCATATCGGATTCGACCGCGCGCTCGGCTTCGGCCTGAAATACAACGCCGGCTTCCGCTTCACCCATCTCGGCCGGATCGGCAGGGCGCCGGCCGGCCAGCCCTGA
- a CDS encoding lipase — MRALVIVGLVAAAALAGWLWWHGSFDSYRQNSGEMFVRVGDYREAHLPSSAYAGHYLPYALFALWAYDRDGGEGPPKLQELLRRPAPNDPALARVTAELLGGWSAGWALIEQGEGPLPCPEGEGGCGGKALGGLGYKVFGHQDRNEIVVAFRGTDFREADDWMANFRWVTRFLPYDDQYRQVQRHIGPILDRALVVHGRPAPRIVAVGHSLGGGLAQQAAYRDGRIREVYAFDPSTVTGYYDPGVNGPQNAIGLVIDRVYQRGEILAYLRFLMTQLYPVDAFNPQIRTVRFSFGAGGHGVAKHSMADLAAGLLEAAGPAVEWPSRARPLPLPPGTDPGDSWIERVLARILPK, encoded by the coding sequence ATGCGTGCCCTGGTGATTGTTGGATTGGTTGCTGCGGCCGCGCTGGCCGGATGGTTGTGGTGGCACGGCTCGTTCGACAGCTATCGCCAGAACAGTGGCGAGATGTTCGTCCGGGTCGGCGATTATCGCGAGGCGCACCTGCCGTCGTCGGCCTATGCCGGTCATTACCTGCCCTATGCGCTGTTCGCGCTGTGGGCCTATGACCGCGACGGCGGCGAGGGGCCGCCGAAGCTGCAGGAACTACTGAGGCGCCCGGCGCCGAACGATCCGGCGCTGGCGCGGGTCACCGCCGAGTTGCTGGGCGGCTGGTCCGCCGGTTGGGCGCTGATTGAGCAGGGCGAGGGGCCGCTGCCGTGTCCGGAGGGCGAGGGCGGGTGCGGCGGCAAGGCCCTCGGCGGGCTCGGCTACAAGGTGTTCGGCCACCAGGACCGCAACGAGATCGTCGTCGCATTTCGCGGCACCGATTTTCGTGAGGCCGACGACTGGATGGCGAACTTCCGCTGGGTGACGCGTTTCCTGCCGTATGATGATCAATATCGGCAGGTGCAGCGGCACATCGGACCGATCCTCGATCGGGCGCTGGTTGTCCACGGCCGGCCGGCGCCGCGGATCGTCGCGGTCGGGCATTCGCTCGGCGGCGGGCTGGCGCAGCAGGCCGCCTACAGGGACGGCCGCATCCGCGAAGTCTACGCATTCGATCCCTCGACCGTGACCGGATACTACGATCCGGGCGTCAACGGCCCGCAGAACGCGATCGGGCTCGTGATCGATCGGGTGTATCAGCGCGGCGAGATCCTCGCGTATTTGCGGTTTCTGATGACCCAGCTCTATCCGGTCGACGCCTTCAACCCGCAGATCCGGACGGTTCGGTTCAGCTTCGGCGCCGGCGGGCACGGCGTCGCCAAACACAGCATGGCGGATCTCGCCGCGGGGCTGCTCGAAGCGGCCGGGCCGGCTGTCGAATGGCCGAGCCGGGCGCGTCCGCTGCCGCTGCCGCCCGGCACCGACCCCGGCGACAGTTGGATCGAGCGGGTGCTGGCCCGGATCCTTCCGAAGTAA
- a CDS encoding flagellar hook-length control protein FliK, with translation MAISVNPNLPLVALQGVTADLLLQPGAVLQAKVLSVGDNNQVRIAIGGQTVEATTQVPLQAGQTLQVSVSQTDAGVRLAIVNQPVTTTTAQAALAASGPAVDRVTLGPQAIVVTSAQAAPSIVPAATPALTPQQAAAVATAAQTAVTQQTGLSALFADLGAAAKSGGMPAAVREAAAQVLAQQLPTAGGLTGADIQKAFQSSGIFLEASLASRTAGTGAATDLKAALLVLRQVLTTALGAATAQAGGTTATPVLQNGQGTSLLALTAQLKAEADLLGLTGRTAATAANGATPALPLTASPTLASLAGSTAAGAAASTAEQSLVKNVIAQLTGTATAATASAAQAETAAGSAATLSALQRALQADPQTAAVLAKAGLSNPVLLSLLPALTGNRVVKDDSGIARTNTPPPPFPGALPAAQPVMPANLDPRAAPDTNLRRILTETEGALARQTLLQVASLPDRVDAAAARVEAAPPRWSFEIPLATPHGTAVAQFAISRDRDEAAQPGDTGGTVWQARFSLDVEPAGPVHALISLRGEKTMVRLWAERPATTAQLRAGAAELGRALARADLVPGDIVVRDGAPPAPRPAAAGHFLDRAL, from the coding sequence ATGGCGATTTCGGTCAATCCGAACCTTCCCCTCGTCGCCCTGCAAGGCGTCACGGCGGACCTGCTGCTGCAGCCCGGGGCGGTGCTGCAGGCCAAGGTGCTGTCGGTCGGCGACAACAATCAGGTGCGGATCGCGATCGGCGGCCAGACCGTCGAAGCCACCACCCAGGTGCCGCTGCAGGCCGGGCAGACGTTGCAGGTGTCGGTGTCGCAGACCGACGCCGGGGTGCGGCTCGCGATCGTCAATCAGCCGGTCACCACCACCACCGCGCAAGCCGCTCTGGCGGCGTCCGGCCCGGCGGTCGACCGCGTCACGCTCGGGCCGCAGGCGATCGTCGTCACTTCTGCGCAGGCGGCGCCGAGCATCGTGCCGGCCGCGACACCGGCGCTGACGCCGCAGCAGGCGGCCGCGGTGGCGACCGCAGCCCAGACCGCGGTGACGCAGCAGACCGGGCTGTCGGCGCTGTTCGCCGATCTCGGCGCGGCCGCGAAGTCCGGCGGGATGCCGGCGGCGGTGCGCGAGGCCGCGGCGCAGGTGCTGGCGCAGCAATTGCCGACCGCAGGCGGCCTGACCGGCGCCGATATCCAGAAGGCATTTCAGAGTTCCGGGATTTTCCTCGAAGCGTCGCTGGCGAGCAGGACAGCCGGCACCGGCGCGGCCACCGATCTGAAGGCGGCGCTGCTGGTGCTGCGCCAGGTGCTCACTACCGCGCTCGGGGCTGCGACCGCGCAGGCCGGCGGCACCACGGCGACACCGGTGCTGCAGAACGGGCAGGGCACCTCGCTGCTGGCGCTCACCGCCCAGCTGAAAGCCGAAGCCGATCTGCTCGGCCTCACCGGGCGGACGGCGGCGACCGCCGCGAACGGCGCGACCCCCGCGCTGCCGCTGACCGCGTCGCCGACGCTGGCCTCGCTGGCGGGCTCGACCGCCGCGGGCGCAGCCGCGTCCACCGCCGAGCAGTCGCTGGTAAAGAACGTCATCGCCCAGCTCACCGGCACCGCGACCGCGGCGACCGCGTCCGCCGCGCAGGCCGAGACCGCCGCCGGCAGCGCGGCGACGCTGAGCGCGTTGCAGCGAGCGCTGCAGGCCGATCCGCAGACCGCCGCGGTGCTCGCCAAGGCCGGGCTCAGCAATCCGGTGCTGCTGTCGCTGCTGCCGGCGCTGACCGGTAACCGGGTCGTCAAGGACGACAGCGGTATCGCCCGCACCAACACCCCGCCGCCGCCGTTTCCCGGCGCGCTGCCGGCTGCCCAGCCGGTGATGCCGGCCAATCTCGATCCACGCGCCGCGCCGGATACCAATTTGCGCCGGATTCTGACCGAGACCGAGGGCGCGCTGGCGCGGCAGACGCTGCTGCAGGTCGCCTCGCTACCGGACCGGGTCGACGCCGCCGCGGCCCGGGTCGAGGCCGCTCCGCCGCGCTGGAGCTTCGAGATTCCGCTCGCCACCCCGCACGGGACCGCGGTGGCCCAATTCGCGATTTCGCGTGACCGCGACGAGGCGGCCCAGCCCGGCGACACCGGCGGTACGGTATGGCAGGCGCGGTTCTCGCTCGATGTCGAGCCCGCCGGCCCGGTGCACGCCCTGATCTCTCTGCGCGGGGAGAAGACCATGGTGCGGCTGTGGGCGGAGCGCCCCGCCACCACCGCGCAACTGCGCGCCGGCGCCGCCGAGCTCGGCCGCGCGCTCGCCCGCGCCGATCTGGTGCCCGGCGATATTGTGGTGCGCGACGGCGCGCCGCCCGCGCCACGCCCGGCGGCGGCCGGCCACTTCCTGGACCGCGCGCTGTGA
- a CDS encoding formate/nitrite transporter family protein gives MSYLAPSEFVTKMVDAGESKILMSTRDTVIRAYMAGAILALAAWFAVTINVNTGQPLIGALLFPVGFTMLYLLGFDLLTGVFVLAPLAWLDKRPGCTIGGVLRNWGLVFIGNFAGAVTVAFLMAFVTTFGFSQAPDKVGTALGNIGEGRTLGYAAHGAAGMATLFFRGVLCNWMVSTGVVMAMISTTVPGKVLAMWMPILVFFYMVFEHSVVNMFLFPSGLMLHAKFSILDYLIWNEIPTVLGNLVGGLAFTGLTLYTTHVRTAAKRSIAPVSSPRIAA, from the coding sequence ATGTCCTACCTCGCGCCTTCTGAATTCGTCACCAAGATGGTCGACGCCGGCGAGTCCAAGATCTTGATGTCCACCCGCGACACGGTGATCCGCGCCTACATGGCCGGCGCCATCCTGGCGCTCGCCGCTTGGTTCGCGGTGACCATCAACGTCAACACCGGCCAGCCGCTGATCGGCGCGCTGCTGTTCCCGGTCGGCTTTACGATGTTGTATCTGCTCGGCTTCGACCTGCTTACCGGCGTGTTTGTGCTGGCGCCGCTGGCCTGGCTGGACAAACGCCCGGGCTGCACGATCGGCGGCGTGCTGCGCAACTGGGGCCTGGTATTCATCGGCAATTTCGCCGGAGCGGTGACGGTGGCGTTCCTGATGGCGTTCGTGACGACCTTCGGCTTCAGCCAGGCGCCCGACAAGGTCGGCACCGCGCTCGGCAATATCGGCGAGGGCCGCACGCTCGGCTACGCGGCGCACGGCGCCGCCGGCATGGCGACGCTGTTCTTCCGCGGCGTGCTGTGCAACTGGATGGTCTCCACCGGCGTGGTGATGGCGATGATCTCGACCACGGTGCCGGGCAAGGTGCTGGCGATGTGGATGCCGATCCTGGTGTTCTTCTACATGGTGTTCGAGCATTCGGTGGTGAACATGTTCCTGTTCCCGTCGGGCCTGATGCTGCACGCCAAGTTCTCGATCCTCGACTATCTGATCTGGAACGAAATCCCGACCGTGCTCGGCAATCTGGTCGGCGGGCTCGCCTTCACCGGGCTGACGCTCTACACCACCCACGTCCGCACCGCGGCGAAGCGCAGCATCGCGCCGGTCTCGTCGCCGCGCATTGCGGCGTAA
- a CDS encoding ATP12 family chaperone protein — translation MRDLFDEVAGKSQLDPNEAVRRTSRAQLPKRFYTSAGVAESEGGGFAVRLDDRPIKTPSRHALAAPDRALAEAIAAEWQAQGETIDPSTMPLTRLANSVIDGVTGRIEAVTDDIAKYFGSDLLCYRAAHPEELIAREAEHWDPVLYWAAEAFGAHFILAQGIVHAAQPETARAAARAALPADPWLLGALHVVTTITGSALLALALAHGRLDADQVWAAAHVDEDWNIEQWGLDEEVAARRAAKQAEFAAAAQVIAALGSRRS, via the coding sequence ATGCGTGATCTGTTCGACGAGGTGGCCGGCAAGTCGCAGCTCGATCCCAACGAAGCGGTGCGGCGCACCAGCCGGGCGCAGCTGCCGAAGCGGTTCTATACCAGCGCCGGCGTCGCCGAGAGCGAGGGCGGCGGCTTTGCGGTGCGGCTCGACGATCGCCCGATCAAGACGCCGTCGCGTCACGCGCTGGCGGCGCCGGATCGCGCGCTCGCCGAAGCGATCGCCGCCGAATGGCAGGCGCAGGGCGAGACCATCGACCCGTCGACGATGCCGCTGACGCGGCTCGCCAACAGCGTGATCGACGGCGTCACCGGCCGGATCGAGGCGGTGACCGACGACATCGCCAAGTACTTCGGTTCGGATCTGCTGTGCTATCGCGCCGCGCACCCGGAGGAACTGATCGCGCGCGAAGCTGAGCATTGGGATCCGGTGCTGTATTGGGCGGCGGAGGCGTTCGGCGCGCATTTCATCCTGGCGCAGGGGATCGTCCACGCCGCGCAGCCGGAGACCGCGCGTGCCGCGGCGCGCGCGGCGCTGCCGGCCGATCCCTGGCTGCTCGGCGCGCTGCACGTCGTCACCACCATCACCGGCTCGGCGCTGCTGGCGCTGGCGCTAGCGCATGGCCGGCTCGACGCCGATCAGGTGTGGGCGGCGGCGCATGTCGACGAGGACTGGAACATCGAGCAATGGGGCCTCGACGAGGAGGTCGCCGCGCGCCGCGCCGCCAAGCAGGCGGAGTTCGCCGCCGCCGCCCAGGTGATTGCGGCGCTGGGTTCCCGGAGAAGTTAA
- a CDS encoding SDR family oxidoreductase, with the protein MRILIFGLGYSASYIAQHLQGAGIEVAATVRTSAKAEELGRRGITARVFSSSHVDPLIADDIKSSDAILSSVPPNESGDPVLASFTGAITSDSRPRWIGYLSTIGVYGDHLGNWVDETTPATSEKPRSQLRIAAEQRWLALGAQVFRLSGIYGPGRNQLEKLAAGTATRIIKPGQVFNRIHVADIAAVVAASLSRPRPGAIYNVTDNEPAPPQQVVEFAADLCGRTPPPEIAFEHAELSPMARSFYLENCRVRNDLIRTELGVTLAYPSYREGLSALRALGEGPA; encoded by the coding sequence ATGAGAATTCTGATTTTCGGCTTGGGCTATTCGGCCAGCTATATCGCGCAGCATTTGCAGGGCGCCGGGATCGAGGTCGCTGCAACCGTCAGAACAAGCGCAAAGGCCGAAGAGTTGGGCCGGCGCGGGATCACGGCACGGGTGTTTTCATCCTCTCATGTCGACCCACTGATCGCTGATGATATCAAGTCGAGCGACGCCATTCTGTCGTCGGTGCCTCCGAATGAATCCGGCGATCCGGTTCTGGCGTCCTTCACTGGCGCGATCACCAGTGATTCCAGGCCGCGGTGGATCGGCTATCTTTCGACGATCGGCGTGTACGGTGATCACCTCGGCAATTGGGTCGACGAAACAACGCCTGCGACCTCCGAAAAACCCCGCTCGCAGCTCCGGATCGCTGCCGAGCAGCGCTGGCTGGCATTAGGAGCGCAAGTTTTTCGTCTGTCAGGGATCTACGGCCCGGGCCGAAACCAACTGGAGAAGCTCGCAGCCGGAACGGCGACGCGTATCATCAAGCCCGGCCAGGTCTTCAATCGAATTCACGTTGCCGATATCGCCGCGGTGGTCGCTGCGTCACTTTCGCGACCGCGCCCCGGTGCCATTTACAATGTGACCGACAACGAGCCGGCGCCGCCGCAGCAGGTCGTCGAATTCGCAGCGGACCTCTGCGGACGAACACCGCCTCCTGAAATTGCTTTCGAGCACGCCGAGCTGTCTCCGATGGCGCGCAGCTTCTATCTGGAGAATTGCCGGGTCCGGAACGACCTGATCCGCACAGAATTGGGGGTTACATTAGCCTATCCATCCTATCGTGAAGGACTCTCGGCCTTGCGAGCGCTCGGCGAGGGGCCAGCTTAG
- a CDS encoding DUF1295 domain-containing protein gives MTIPWHLVALAFAVCLVVAAPGFRRVYYFVSLCYAGAIASQSVVFVLLFSGTMSGWVTLQLVLLLAYGLRLGLFLAIRERNPIYAAELARAERRTAELKLWHKIAIWLGVSLLFTLLFLPALLTLSLQAEGVWPVSVPLGVMIMVAGLWIESLADWQKYRYKAVHPSHYCDTGLYRTMRCPNYFGEMLFWFGVWFSGLSAYGSGWAWALTLLGLIYIEALMTAAAAGLERKQDERYSDRSDYQDYVRRVPILLPWVPLYSLRKLLFSFR, from the coding sequence ATGACGATTCCGTGGCATCTCGTAGCGCTGGCGTTCGCTGTCTGCCTCGTCGTTGCGGCACCCGGCTTCCGGCGGGTCTATTACTTCGTCAGCCTGTGCTATGCTGGCGCGATCGCGTCCCAGAGCGTGGTGTTCGTGCTGCTGTTTTCCGGCACCATGTCGGGCTGGGTGACGCTGCAGCTCGTGCTGCTGCTGGCCTACGGCCTCCGGCTCGGCCTGTTCCTGGCGATCCGCGAGCGCAATCCGATCTATGCGGCCGAGCTGGCGCGTGCCGAGCGACGCACCGCTGAGCTGAAGCTGTGGCACAAGATCGCGATCTGGCTCGGCGTCAGCCTGCTGTTCACGCTGCTGTTCTTGCCGGCGTTGTTGACGCTGTCGCTGCAGGCCGAGGGCGTGTGGCCGGTGTCGGTGCCGCTCGGAGTGATGATCATGGTCGCCGGGCTATGGATCGAGAGCCTCGCCGACTGGCAGAAGTATCGCTACAAGGCCGTGCATCCGTCGCATTATTGCGACACCGGGCTGTATCGCACGATGCGCTGCCCGAATTACTTCGGCGAGATGTTGTTCTGGTTCGGGGTGTGGTTCTCCGGTCTGTCGGCCTACGGCTCCGGCTGGGCCTGGGCGCTGACGCTGCTCGGGCTGATCTACATCGAAGCGCTGATGACCGCCGCGGCCGCCGGGCTGGAGCGCAAGCAGGACGAACGCTACAGCGACCGCTCCGACTATCAGGACTACGTCCGCCGCGTCCCGATCCTGTTGCCGTGGGTGCCGCTCTACAGCCTGCGCAAATTGCTTTTCAGCTTCCGCTGA
- a CDS encoding acyl-CoA carboxylase subunit beta, with the protein MKHILEALDERRTAAKLGGGEKRIDAQHARGRLTARERIDLLLDKHSFEEMDMFVQHRSTEFGMEKTKIPGDGVVTGWGTVNGRKVFVFAKDFTVFGGSLSETHAAKITKIQDMALKARAPIIGLYDAGGARIQEGVAALAGYSYVFRRVVQASGVIPQISVIMGPCAGGDVYAPAMTDFIFMVKNTSYMFVTGPDVVKTVTNEVVTPEELGGASVHATKSSIADGAFENDVETLLQMRRLLDFLPASSSEGVPEWPSFDDIEREDFSLDTLIPDNPNKPYDMKELILKVVDEGDFFELQDTFAKNIITGFGRIAGRTVGFVANQPMVLAGVLDSDASRKAARFVRFCDSFNIPIVTFVDVPGFLPGTAQEYGGLIKHGAKLLFAFSQCTVPLVTVITRKAYGGAFDVMASKEIGADINYAWPSAQIAVMGAKGAVEIIFRQDMNDPDKIAARTKEYEDRFLSPFIAAERGYIDDVIMPHATRRRIARALAMLRDKKMEIPAKKHDNMPL; encoded by the coding sequence ATGAAGCACATCCTGGAAGCATTGGACGAACGGCGCACGGCAGCCAAGCTCGGCGGCGGCGAGAAGCGCATCGACGCGCAGCACGCCCGCGGCCGGCTCACCGCACGCGAACGGATCGACCTGCTGCTCGACAAGCATTCGTTCGAGGAGATGGACATGTTCGTCCAGCACCGCTCGACCGAATTCGGGATGGAGAAGACCAAGATCCCCGGCGACGGCGTCGTCACCGGCTGGGGCACGGTCAACGGCCGCAAGGTGTTCGTGTTCGCCAAGGACTTCACCGTGTTCGGCGGCTCGCTGTCCGAGACCCACGCGGCGAAGATCACCAAGATCCAGGACATGGCGCTGAAGGCGCGGGCCCCGATCATCGGCCTGTACGATGCCGGCGGCGCCCGCATCCAGGAGGGCGTCGCGGCGCTCGCCGGTTACTCCTACGTGTTCCGCCGCGTGGTGCAGGCCTCCGGCGTGATCCCGCAGATCAGCGTCATCATGGGCCCGTGCGCCGGCGGCGACGTCTATGCGCCGGCGATGACCGACTTCATCTTCATGGTGAAGAACACCAGCTACATGTTCGTCACCGGCCCCGACGTCGTGAAGACGGTGACCAACGAAGTCGTCACCCCGGAAGAACTCGGCGGCGCCTCGGTGCACGCCACCAAGTCGTCGATCGCCGACGGCGCGTTCGAGAACGACGTCGAGACCCTGCTGCAGATGCGCCGGCTGCTCGACTTCCTGCCGGCGAGCTCGTCCGAAGGCGTACCGGAATGGCCGAGCTTCGACGATATCGAGCGTGAGGACTTTTCGCTCGATACGCTGATCCCCGACAATCCTAACAAGCCCTACGACATGAAGGAGCTGATCCTCAAAGTCGTGGACGAGGGCGACTTCTTCGAGCTGCAGGACACCTTCGCCAAGAACATCATCACCGGTTTCGGCCGCATCGCCGGTCGCACGGTGGGCTTCGTCGCCAACCAGCCGATGGTGCTCGCCGGCGTGCTCGACTCTGACGCGTCGCGAAAAGCGGCGCGGTTCGTGCGGTTCTGCGACAGCTTCAACATTCCGATCGTCACCTTCGTCGACGTGCCGGGCTTCCTGCCGGGCACCGCGCAGGAATACGGCGGCCTGATCAAGCACGGCGCCAAGCTGCTGTTTGCGTTCTCGCAGTGCACCGTGCCGCTGGTCACCGTGATCACCCGCAAGGCCTATGGCGGCGCCTTCGACGTGATGGCGTCGAAGGAAATCGGCGCCGACATCAACTACGCCTGGCCGAGCGCGCAGATCGCCGTGATGGGCGCCAAGGGCGCAGTCGAGATCATCTTCCGCCAGGACATGAACGACCCGGACAAGATCGCGGCGCGCACCAAGGAATACGAGGACCGCTTCCTGTCGCCGTTCATCGCAGCCGAGCGCGGCTATATCGACGACGTGATCATGCCCCACGCCACCCGCCGCCGCATCGCCCGCGCGCTGGCGATGCTGCGCGACAAGAAGATGGAAATCCCGGCGAAGAAGCACGACAACATGCCGCTGTAA